A single Apostichopus japonicus isolate 1M-3 chromosome 11, ASM3797524v1, whole genome shotgun sequence DNA region contains:
- the LOC139976097 gene encoding monocarboxylate transporter 14-like isoform X1, which produces MERNEVTRLAKANTFVARLLCKFLFSGSVKAYGVILTTFLDDFKTTHFILGCSFALQMSSCNMASPLVKFLRRFAEYKTLYMFGGMLAAAGYFCRAIFPMNGIWELFIYSAITGIGFGLCNISSVVYMERAFRDSFPTAYSISLFAAYFGIAILPLLSEYLFKSFGIRVDMTVFGALCFMLVPVGLILPSKELKSSDKAQQRRSEEHLPLTAEEMTRRNPNNNTASSSIMDQNRELSGYDRQRETVSTKLESTENLLEEKRLNHPLFSGHPDFLLVWAIATMYGLTLSSWAIFLIPFGESAGLDSSTAVLMSFCGGIGGVLGDLYCICIFYKGLGNILSGLALPSFLVFLSFIVTLISSEFPALALYSFISGFGIAVQGIVSTSFTPSTLCDDHFEVAIVLSCFTEGIAAQLGSGLTGALIDITGSFSLAFGLLSVLNLFLSVVSLIWWIVRKNSTNSFSS; this is translated from the exons ATGGAGAGGAACGAAGTTACTCGACTGGCAAAGGCAAACACTTTCGTTGCTAGGTTGCTTTGTAAATTCCTATTTTCGGGATCGGTGAAGGCTTACGGTGTTATTCTGACAACGTTTCTCGACGATTTCAAAACAACGCATTTCATTCTTGGATGCTCATTCGCCCTCCAGATGAGTTCGTGCAACATGGCAT CACCTTTAGTCAAGTTTTTGAGGCGTTTTGCTGAATATAAAACCTTGTACATGTTTGGAGGGATGCTAGCTGCTGCGGGATACTTTTGTCGCGCTATTTTCCCAATGAATGGAATATGGGAACTGTTTATCTATTCGGCAATTACAG GTATTGGATTCGGCTTATGCAATATTTCTTCGGTAGTCTACATGGAGAGAGCATTCCGTGATTCGTTCCCCACTGCCTATTCCATATCACTCTTTGCTGCGTATTTCGGAATCGCCATCTTGCCTTTATTGTCAGAATACCTGTTCAAATCCTTTGGAATTCGAGTTGACATGACAGTGTTTGGAGCACTCTGTTTTATGTTGGTGCCCGTGGGACTCATACTGCCATCAAAAGAATTGAAAAGCAGCGACAAGGCTCAACAACGTCGTAGCGAGGAACATTTACCTTTAACAGCTGAAGAAATGACACGGCGCAACCCGAATAATAATACTGCATCTTCTTCCATCATGGACCAAAACCGTGAACTTTCCGGATATGACCGGCAAAGAGAAACAGTCAGTACCAAGTTGGAATCGACAGAGAATTTATTGGAAGAGAAAAGATTAAACCATCCCTTATTTTCCGGTCATCCTGACTTTCTTCTGGTTTGGGCTATAGCTACCATGTATGGATTGACTTTGTCTAGTTGGGCTATCTTTTTGATCCCGTTTGGCGAATCCGCCGGATTAGACTCTTCCACAGCCGTTTTGATGTCATTCTGCGGTGGCATTGGTGGTGTACTGGGAGATTTGTATTGCATTTGCATCTTCTACAAAGGTCTTGGAAACATCCTGAGTGGACTTGCTTTACCATCTTTTCTAGTGTTTCTTAGTTTTATCGTGACATTAATATCGAGTGAATTTCCTGCACTGGCTTTGTATTCGTTTATAAGTGGCTTTGGTATCGCTGTTCAGGGAATCGTGTCCACCAGCTTTACTCCGTCAACACTTTGTGACGACCATTTTGAAGTTGCCATTGTACTATCATGTTTCACAGAGGGTATCGCCGCCCAGTTAGGTAGCGGTTTAACTG